From Mucilaginibacter rubeus, a single genomic window includes:
- the cmk gene encoding (d)CMP kinase yields the protein MNNNIVVAIDGYSSCGKSTLAKALAKELHFIYVDSGAMYRAVTLYFLRHKIDLENHAQIAEALHNIHLNFHTQNHKTFITLNEEDVSDEIRQMHVAEKVSSVAAIKEVRVAMVRQQQRLGRSKNIIMDGRDIGTVVFPDAQVKLFMTADPKIRAERRYKELLPTNPTITLEEVFDNLAHRDYQDTTREESPLTRAEDAIILDNTDLSQDEQLMFAISHIEPFIAE from the coding sequence ATGAACAACAATATCGTAGTAGCTATTGACGGCTATTCATCGTGCGGAAAAAGCACCCTGGCAAAAGCTTTAGCAAAAGAGCTTCATTTCATTTATGTAGATAGCGGTGCCATGTACCGTGCAGTAACTTTATACTTTTTAAGACATAAGATCGATCTGGAGAACCATGCGCAGATAGCTGAAGCCTTACATAACATCCATCTTAACTTTCATACGCAAAATCATAAAACCTTTATCACTTTAAATGAAGAGGATGTATCTGATGAGATCCGTCAGATGCATGTTGCCGAAAAAGTTAGTTCGGTAGCTGCCATTAAAGAGGTGCGCGTAGCTATGGTAAGACAGCAACAGCGTTTAGGCCGTTCAAAAAATATCATTATGGATGGCAGGGATATCGGTACGGTAGTGTTCCCGGATGCACAAGTGAAGCTATTCATGACAGCCGATCCGAAGATTCGCGCCGAACGCCGTTATAAGGAATTATTGCCAACAAACCCTACCATCACCTTAGAAGAAGTTTTTGATAATCTTGCCCACCGCGATTACCAGGATACAACCCGTGAGGAAAGCCCTCTTACCCGCGCCGAAGACGCTATTATATTAGATAACACCGACCTGAGCCAGGACGAGCAGCTTATGTTTGCCATAAGCCATATAGAACCATTTATTGCGGAGTAA
- the arfB gene encoding alternative ribosome rescue aminoacyl-tRNA hydrolase ArfB, with translation MNFTKADLQKETSYKTSRSGGKGGQNVNKVSSKVELLFSIASSALFTDEEKLLLTDKLQNRLNKDGYVQVICDEERSQYLNKEKAIERLISLLTKALQKPKVRKPTKVSKAAKAARLDNKKMQSAKKENRKIDFRE, from the coding sequence ATGAATTTTACCAAAGCCGATCTCCAGAAGGAAACAAGCTACAAAACATCAAGAAGCGGAGGAAAGGGCGGCCAGAACGTAAACAAGGTTTCGAGCAAGGTTGAACTGTTATTTTCGATAGCCTCATCTGCATTATTTACCGATGAAGAAAAGTTGCTGCTAACCGATAAGTTACAAAACAGGCTTAATAAAGATGGTTACGTGCAGGTGATATGCGATGAGGAGCGGAGCCAGTATCTCAATAAAGAAAAAGCAATTGAAAGATTAATATCATTGCTGACAAAAGCCCTCCAAAAGCCTAAAGTACGAAAGCCGACTAAAGTAAGTAAAGCCGCTAAAGCCGCGAGGTTGGATAATAAGAAAATGCAGTCGGCTAAGAAGGAGAATAGGAAAATTGATTTTAGAGAATAG
- the lon gene encoding endopeptidase La: MNFDPFDFKNALPVINEDSEFFPLMSSEDEEEMNNEELPDVMPILPLRNTVLFPGVVIPITVGRDKSIKLIRDANKGSRMIGVVSQQDVGIEDPTFNQLNKVGTIALIIKMLQMPDGNTTVIIQGKKRFYLKEEVQSEPYIKATVEPFHEIKGKEDKEFKAMVSSIKDMAMNIIQLSPNIPSEAGIAIRNIESTSFLINFISSNMNADMSAKQHLLEIANLRERANLVLEHLTLDLQMLELKNQIQTKVRVDLDKQQRDYFLNQQLKTIQEELGGNTPDLEIESLRQRAGKKKWAKEVKDHFNKELEKLARTNPAAADYSVQINYLELLLDLPWNEFTKDNFDLKRAQRILDKDHFGLDKVKQRIIEYLAVLKLKHDMKAPILCLVGPPGVGKTSLGKSIAKALGRKYVRMALGGIRDEAEIRGHRKTYIGAMPGRIIQSIKKAGASNPVFILDEIDKVGNDFRGDPSSALLEVLDPEQNGTFSDHYVEMDYDLSNVMFIATANSLSTIQPALLDRMEIIEVNGYTIEEKIEIAKQHLVPKQREAHGLKIKDVSLKADVLEKVVVDYTRESGVRSLEKKIGSVVRGVAKSIAMEEPYNSVVSKKDIERILGAPIFDKDLYEGNDVAGVVTGLAWTSVGGDILFIEASLSPGKGRLTLTGSLGDVMKESVTIALAYLRAHAADFDINPKLFDQWDVHVHVPAGATPKDGPSAGVTMLTALVSAFTQRKVKPNLAMTGEITLRGRVLPVGGIKEKILAAKRANIKEIILCKSNQKDILEIKEDYIKDLNFHYVTDMKDVITLALLNEKVKKPIDLTVKEDEKTVIN; this comes from the coding sequence ATGAATTTCGATCCGTTTGATTTTAAAAATGCTTTACCGGTTATAAATGAGGATTCAGAATTTTTCCCGTTAATGTCATCGGAAGATGAGGAGGAGATGAATAATGAGGAGCTTCCCGATGTAATGCCTATTTTACCCTTGCGCAATACCGTTCTTTTTCCGGGTGTTGTTATCCCAATTACGGTTGGCAGGGATAAATCAATAAAACTAATCCGCGATGCCAATAAAGGCAGTCGCATGATTGGGGTGGTTTCGCAACAGGATGTGGGTATTGAAGACCCTACCTTTAATCAGCTTAATAAAGTTGGCACCATAGCACTCATCATAAAAATGTTGCAGATGCCTGATGGTAACACTACCGTTATCATCCAGGGTAAAAAACGTTTTTATTTAAAAGAAGAAGTACAAAGCGAACCCTATATAAAAGCTACAGTTGAGCCCTTCCATGAAATAAAAGGCAAGGAAGATAAGGAGTTTAAAGCCATGGTATCATCCATTAAGGATATGGCCATGAACATTATCCAGCTTTCGCCAAACATCCCGAGCGAAGCGGGTATCGCTATCCGTAATATCGAGAGCACTTCTTTCCTGATCAACTTCATATCATCAAACATGAATGCTGATATGAGTGCCAAGCAGCACCTGCTTGAAATTGCTAACCTGCGCGAACGTGCCAACCTTGTATTGGAGCACCTGACACTTGACCTGCAGATGTTGGAACTGAAAAACCAGATCCAAACCAAGGTGCGCGTTGACCTGGATAAGCAGCAGCGAGACTACTTCCTGAACCAGCAGCTTAAAACCATACAGGAAGAACTGGGTGGCAACACCCCCGATTTGGAAATTGAGAGCCTGCGCCAGCGTGCAGGTAAAAAGAAATGGGCTAAAGAAGTTAAAGATCACTTTAATAAAGAGCTTGAAAAACTGGCGCGTACCAACCCGGCCGCGGCCGATTACTCGGTACAGATCAACTATCTTGAACTATTACTTGATTTGCCATGGAACGAGTTCACCAAAGACAATTTTGACCTTAAACGTGCGCAAAGGATCCTGGATAAAGACCACTTTGGCTTAGATAAAGTAAAACAGCGCATTATCGAATACCTGGCTGTGCTTAAGTTAAAGCATGACATGAAAGCCCCTATCCTTTGTTTGGTGGGCCCTCCGGGAGTTGGTAAAACATCGTTAGGTAAGTCAATAGCCAAAGCTTTGGGCCGTAAATATGTGCGTATGGCATTAGGCGGCATCCGTGACGAAGCGGAGATTCGCGGTCACCGTAAAACTTATATTGGTGCTATGCCGGGCCGTATTATTCAGTCGATAAAAAAAGCGGGCGCATCAAACCCGGTGTTTATTCTGGATGAGATAGATAAAGTAGGTAACGATTTTAGGGGAGATCCTTCATCAGCCCTGCTTGAGGTGCTTGACCCTGAGCAAAACGGTACTTTTTCTGACCATTATGTTGAGATGGATTACGACCTGTCGAACGTTATGTTCATTGCTACCGCGAACTCTCTGAGTACTATTCAGCCTGCTTTGTTAGACAGGATGGAGATCATTGAGGTGAATGGTTATACCATTGAAGAAAAAATTGAAATAGCCAAACAGCACCTCGTACCAAAACAGCGAGAGGCCCATGGCTTAAAAATAAAAGATGTTAGCCTTAAGGCCGATGTACTTGAAAAAGTAGTAGTTGATTACACCCGCGAATCGGGCGTGCGCTCACTGGAGAAAAAAATAGGTTCGGTTGTTCGTGGTGTAGCCAAGAGCATCGCCATGGAAGAGCCTTACAACAGCGTTGTAAGCAAAAAAGACATCGAGAGGATTTTAGGGGCTCCTATTTTTGATAAAGACCTTTATGAGGGCAATGACGTGGCAGGTGTTGTAACAGGCCTGGCCTGGACTTCGGTTGGTGGCGATATTTTGTTCATAGAAGCAAGCTTAAGTCCCGGAAAAGGCCGCTTAACGCTAACAGGCAGCCTTGGTGATGTTATGAAAGAGTCGGTAACAATTGCACTCGCCTATTTGCGGGCCCATGCTGCCGATTTTGATATCAACCCGAAGCTGTTTGATCAATGGGATGTACACGTGCACGTACCCGCAGGCGCTACCCCTAAAGATGGCCCATCGGCTGGTGTTACCATGCTTACGGCGTTGGTATCGGCATTTACGCAGCGTAAAGTAAAACCTAATCTGGCCATGACCGGCGAGATCACATTACGTGGCCGTGTGTTACCGGTAGGTGGTATTAAGGAGAAGATCCTGGCTGCCAAACGTGCCAATATCAAGGAGATCATCCTGTGTAAATCAAACCAAAAGGATATCCTGGAAATTAAAGAAGATTATATAAAAGACCTTAATTTCCACTATGTTACTGACATGAAGGATGTGATAACCCTTGCTTTACTTAACGAAAAAGTTAAAAAACCGATAGATCTTACCGTTAAAGAAGATGAAAAAACTGTGATTAATTAA
- a CDS encoding DUF4783 domain-containing protein: MKLKYLPSLVLLLLIPYASSYADVIDNVANLLKAGNTKELSKLFANNVEITIMEDENVYSQTQAAVILDKFFAKNKPQGIKLLHKVNSGGNYHFGVYILNTDKGEFRVAITLKDAGKSTNVVELKIEDEKVK; encoded by the coding sequence ATGAAATTGAAATACTTGCCATCGTTAGTTTTGTTGTTGCTGATCCCATATGCTTCGTCGTATGCTGATGTGATAGATAACGTGGCTAATCTTTTAAAAGCCGGTAATACCAAAGAACTTTCCAAACTATTTGCCAACAATGTAGAGATAACCATCATGGAAGATGAGAATGTTTACTCTCAAACCCAGGCAGCGGTAATACTGGATAAGTTTTTCGCCAAGAATAAACCTCAGGGCATCAAATTGCTGCATAAAGTAAACTCAGGCGGTAATTACCATTTTGGAGTATATATTTTAAATACAGACAAAGGTGAGTTCCGCGTTGCAATAACCCTTAAAGACGCAGGCAAAAGCACCAATGTTGTTGAGTTGAAAATTGAAGATGAAAAGGTGAAGTGA
- a CDS encoding deoxycytidylate deaminase → MNPSFDHIFMNLANDLSLRSHCVKAHVGAVLTRDTRIISIGYNGPPAGTHNCDEEWPGVGCARDSKGSCSLALHAEENAILYAVKNGARLEGATLYTTLSPCLPCARLIYSAGITHVYYDKSYAEYKGLPSDEGVDFLNRFGVKAEKFKQNHDALD, encoded by the coding sequence ATGAACCCCAGCTTTGATCATATTTTCATGAACCTGGCCAATGACCTTTCGTTGCGCTCACACTGCGTTAAAGCACACGTTGGAGCGGTTTTAACGCGCGATACCAGGATTATATCCATTGGTTATAACGGCCCCCCTGCAGGCACGCATAATTGCGATGAGGAATGGCCGGGAGTTGGGTGCGCACGCGATTCAAAGGGTAGTTGTTCGCTTGCCCTGCATGCCGAGGAAAATGCTATACTTTACGCTGTGAAAAACGGGGCCCGACTTGAAGGTGCTACGCTGTATACCACGCTATCGCCGTGTTTGCCATGTGCAAGGCTTATCTATTCGGCAGGAATAACGCATGTTTACTACGATAAATCGTATGCAGAATATAAAGGCCTGCCAAGCGATGAGGGGGTGGATTTTTTAAACAGGTTTGGCGTTAAGGCAGAGAAATTTAAACAGAACCATGATGCGCTTGATTAA
- a CDS encoding lipid A deacylase LpxR family protein, with protein MPNKLFLTLVCLLSATCLFAQTRGHEFGIQSDNDSFLAQGSDRYYTNGIFFYYRKALPVKSTDQDLANKVLGFELGQKMFNPQSGYVRGPFDIDRPFAAYTYLGSTLNFLYKNESNLKFGAQLGVVGPAAGGEPVQKLIHNTFGFYQLNGWQYQIKNDVELNLSAEYNKLLARASWIDLTFSSYANLGNGFTGAGAGGMVRIGNFNQLFNSISTQSTVSTGGEDKLLHKHEIFFYYKPLANVVGYDATIQGSLFRKHDDPNSLEVTSEKKPFIFSQQVGVAFTTSRFAFDIAAVFHTKDAKEMIRSHQWGSITGFYRFK; from the coding sequence ATGCCCAATAAACTATTTTTAACACTGGTATGCCTGCTAAGCGCTACCTGTTTATTTGCACAAACCCGCGGTCACGAATTTGGTATCCAATCTGATAATGATTCATTCCTTGCCCAGGGATCTGACAGGTATTACACCAACGGTATTTTCTTTTATTATCGCAAAGCTTTGCCGGTTAAATCTACTGATCAGGACCTGGCAAACAAAGTTTTGGGCTTTGAATTGGGGCAAAAAATGTTTAACCCGCAATCGGGCTATGTGCGCGGGCCATTTGATATAGACAGGCCATTTGCCGCATATACTTATTTAGGTTCAACACTCAACTTCCTTTATAAAAACGAAAGCAACCTGAAGTTTGGCGCTCAATTGGGCGTTGTAGGCCCCGCTGCAGGCGGCGAACCGGTGCAAAAGCTTATCCACAATACGTTTGGCTTTTATCAGCTTAACGGCTGGCAATACCAGATCAAAAACGATGTAGAGCTTAACCTTTCGGCCGAGTATAATAAGCTGTTAGCCCGCGCTTCATGGATCGACCTTACATTTAGTTCATATGCTAACCTGGGCAATGGTTTTACCGGTGCCGGTGCCGGAGGAATGGTACGTATAGGCAATTTTAACCAACTATTCAATTCCATCAGTACCCAAAGTACGGTATCAACCGGAGGCGAGGATAAACTGTTACATAAACACGAGATCTTTTTCTATTATAAGCCTTTAGCCAATGTAGTTGGCTATGACGCAACTATACAAGGCAGCCTGTTCCGCAAACATGATGACCCTAACAGTTTGGAGGTTACATCAGAAAAAAAACCTTTTATATTTAGTCAGCAGGTTGGTGTAGCTTTTACCACCAGTCGTTTCGCGTTTGATATTGCTGCGGTATTCCATACCAAAGATGCCAAGGAAATGATCCGCTCGCACCAATGGGGGTCAATTACCGGGTTTTATAGGTTTAAGTAA
- a CDS encoding tetratricopeptide repeat protein produces MKLSVILPLLIMSSLESAMAQNAYVRLGQQALMDGDFRSAVSHLEKACITDSTNANAMWMLGYSYYHSDNYKKSILAYTKVIAVKPADATAYYYRARAKSYLGRDNQASPADKELYLLGAIVDLTKAISINSDLKDNKYYQNRGIAYREYGVFKLQSTSRFFDKARGINSLKASIADLEKVLADNPSRMDIAALIDQSKEKLIQATTGGSTLVKQH; encoded by the coding sequence ATGAAGTTATCAGTTATCCTGCCCCTTCTGATCATGTCTTCGCTTGAGTCGGCTATGGCACAAAACGCTTACGTGCGTCTTGGCCAGCAGGCACTTATGGATGGCGATTTCCGTTCGGCGGTATCGCACCTGGAAAAGGCATGCATAACTGATTCAACAAATGCCAATGCTATGTGGATGCTGGGGTATTCCTATTATCATAGCGATAACTATAAAAAATCGATACTGGCATACACCAAGGTAATTGCTGTAAAACCTGCCGATGCTACTGCGTATTATTACAGGGCCAGGGCAAAAAGCTATCTTGGCAGAGATAACCAGGCATCGCCGGCTGATAAGGAATTATATCTGTTAGGAGCAATAGTTGACCTTACCAAAGCTATCTCAATCAACAGCGATTTAAAAGATAATAAATACTACCAAAACCGGGGTATAGCCTACCGTGAATACGGCGTATTTAAACTGCAATCGACTTCGCGTTTTTTTGACAAGGCGAGGGGTATAAACTCGTTGAAGGCTTCCATTGCCGATCTGGAAAAAGTACTTGCCGATAATCCAAGCCGTATGGATATCGCCGCTTTGATTGATCAATCAAAAGAGAAACTTATCCAGGCCACTACCGGCGGCAGTACATTAGTGAAACAGCACTAA
- a CDS encoding MFS transporter — MEQNNAKNYGTALYTLITVFFFWGFLAASNGIFIPFCKEHFHLTQFESQLIDFTFYGGYFIGSLILYFASQASKVDIMNKLGYKNGIILGLIISAVGALGMIPAVASGAFGFILAVFFIIAVGFSLQQTAANPFVVALGPPETGSNRLNFAGSINNIGALLGPVVVGVVLFGSATAKTAAADVKISSINNLYYLLAGLFIAVALFFWFSNLPKVTSDEKIESSSKANTPLLVMFVAFCLILAADPISKTTGVPSQYFVYASLAIIIFTLVGTIFAAKKNKEGWGAMQYPQLILGMLAIFTYVGTEVTIQSNMGALLKTPEFGSFAESDIAPYISLYWGSLMIGRFAGSIDAFNLSKSVKYILYVLIPFLAFGIVLLVNAATGVNVSNLYAYAICVAILVVAFFIGQQKPTRTLSVLGLLGVAFMLAGLFTTGKVATFAFISGGLCCSIMWPSIFSLAITGLGKYTSQGSAFLIMMILGGSIIPPLQGKIADGATGVIPGVSGIHFSYIVPVIGFAYLAYFAWKVSRELRSQGIDLDHVEVKGGH, encoded by the coding sequence ATGGAACAAAACAATGCTAAAAACTACGGTACAGCCCTGTATACGCTGATTACCGTGTTTTTTTTCTGGGGCTTTTTAGCGGCCTCCAACGGTATTTTTATACCCTTCTGTAAAGAGCACTTTCACCTCACCCAGTTCGAATCACAATTAATTGACTTTACCTTTTATGGTGGGTATTTCATTGGTTCACTGATACTTTATTTTGCATCTCAGGCAAGTAAGGTTGATATCATGAACAAGTTAGGTTACAAAAATGGTATCATTTTAGGCCTTATTATTTCGGCTGTTGGTGCTTTGGGTATGATCCCTGCTGTAGCTTCAGGTGCATTTGGCTTTATCCTGGCTGTTTTCTTCATTATAGCCGTTGGTTTTTCATTACAGCAAACAGCTGCAAACCCTTTTGTGGTTGCGTTGGGCCCGCCCGAAACCGGTTCAAACCGATTGAATTTTGCAGGTAGTATTAATAACATAGGTGCTTTATTGGGTCCTGTTGTAGTAGGCGTGGTATTATTTGGTTCGGCAACAGCTAAAACTGCAGCTGCCGATGTTAAAATTTCATCAATTAATAACCTGTATTATTTGTTAGCAGGTTTGTTCATTGCAGTTGCATTGTTCTTCTGGTTCTCAAACCTTCCAAAAGTTACCAGCGACGAAAAGATCGAGTCAAGCTCAAAAGCAAATACACCATTGCTGGTTATGTTTGTAGCGTTTTGTTTGATACTTGCTGCCGATCCTATCAGCAAGACTACCGGCGTACCAAGTCAGTATTTTGTGTATGCTTCGTTAGCAATAATCATTTTTACATTGGTAGGTACTATTTTCGCCGCCAAAAAGAACAAAGAAGGTTGGGGAGCTATGCAGTACCCACAGTTGATATTAGGAATGCTGGCCATATTTACTTACGTAGGTACCGAGGTAACTATTCAAAGTAACATGGGCGCTTTATTAAAAACCCCTGAATTTGGTTCTTTTGCCGAGTCTGATATCGCTCCTTATATTTCTTTATACTGGGGTAGTTTGATGATTGGCCGTTTTGCGGGTTCTATTGACGCTTTCAACCTTTCAAAATCGGTTAAATACATATTATATGTGTTAATTCCATTCCTTGCTTTTGGCATTGTTTTATTAGTGAATGCTGCCACTGGCGTTAATGTAAGCAACTTGTATGCTTATGCAATTTGTGTAGCTATCCTGGTAGTGGCTTTCTTCATCGGTCAGCAAAAGCCAACCCGTACATTATCGGTACTTGGATTGTTAGGTGTAGCGTTCATGCTTGCAGGTTTATTTACTACAGGTAAGGTTGCTACATTCGCATTCATCAGCGGTGGTTTATGCTGCTCTATCATGTGGCCATCAATTTTCTCATTAGCTATTACCGGTTTGGGTAAGTACACCAGCCAGGGATCTGCATTTTTAATTATGATGATCCTGGGTGGTTCAATTATTCCACCGCTACAAGGTAAAATTGCCGATGGTGCAACAGGTGTTATTCCGGGCGTGAGCGGTATCCACTTCTCATACATTGTACCTGTAATTGGCTTTGCATACCTTGCTTATTTTGCATGGAAAGTTAGCCGCGAGCTTCGCAGTCAGGGTATCGACCTTGACCACGTTGAAGTTAAAGGCGGACATTAA
- the gpmI gene encoding 2,3-bisphosphoglycerate-independent phosphoglycerate mutase translates to MENKKKLALIILDGWGYGRNDQSNAIIAAKTPFFDSLIEQYPNSKLEASGTAVGLPAGQMGNSEVGHMNLGAGRVVYQELGRIHKAVDDNELPTIPVLKDAFEYAKQNNKDVHFIGLVSDGGVHSHIRHVKGLCDAAKQLDVNNVYIHAFLDGRDTDPKSGLGFITDLEEHIAGTGAKIASAIGRYYAMDRDNRWERVKLAYDLMVNGIGTPTQNVTDLIKHSYLEDVTDEFVKPIVATDAEGNPLAVIKDGDVVICFNFRTDRGREISIALTQKSFPEYNMHPLSVRYITMTPYDETFKNVQVVFNKEDLTKTLGEILQNAGKTQIRIAETEKYPHVTFFFSGGREKEFENEKRLLAPSPKVATYDLQPEMNAAGIRDAIIPELETGWPDFVCLNFANTDMVGHTGVFSAVVKAAETADSCTKAVVEAGLANGYSFIILADHGNADYMINEDGSPNTAHTTNLVPCIVIDKDVKEVKDGKLGDVAPTILNILGVAIPPEMTGNVLV, encoded by the coding sequence GTGGAAAACAAAAAAAAACTCGCATTAATAATACTTGATGGCTGGGGTTACGGCCGTAATGATCAATCAAACGCTATAATAGCAGCTAAAACTCCTTTTTTTGATAGCCTGATTGAACAATATCCAAATTCAAAACTTGAAGCTTCAGGAACAGCAGTAGGTTTACCTGCCGGGCAAATGGGCAACTCTGAAGTTGGCCACATGAACCTTGGTGCTGGTCGCGTGGTTTACCAGGAACTTGGCCGTATTCATAAAGCAGTTGATGATAATGAACTGCCAACCATCCCGGTATTGAAAGATGCCTTTGAATACGCTAAACAAAACAATAAAGATGTACACTTCATTGGCTTAGTATCTGATGGTGGTGTTCACTCACATATCAGGCACGTAAAAGGCCTTTGCGATGCTGCCAAACAACTGGATGTTAACAACGTATATATCCACGCGTTTTTGGATGGCCGTGATACCGACCCTAAATCAGGACTTGGCTTTATTACCGATCTTGAAGAGCACATTGCCGGTACCGGCGCTAAAATTGCTTCTGCAATTGGCAGGTATTATGCCATGGATCGCGATAACCGCTGGGAACGCGTGAAACTGGCTTACGACCTGATGGTGAATGGCATTGGTACGCCAACTCAAAATGTTACCGACCTCATCAAGCATTCATACCTTGAAGATGTTACCGACGAGTTTGTAAAACCAATAGTTGCTACAGATGCTGAAGGAAATCCATTAGCTGTTATTAAAGATGGCGACGTGGTGATCTGCTTCAACTTCCGTACAGACAGGGGCCGCGAGATCAGCATTGCGCTTACCCAGAAATCGTTCCCAGAGTACAACATGCACCCGCTGTCTGTCCGTTACATCACCATGACCCCATATGATGAAACATTTAAAAATGTTCAGGTTGTTTTCAACAAAGAAGATCTGACCAAAACCCTGGGCGAGATCCTGCAAAATGCCGGAAAAACCCAGATCAGGATAGCAGAAACTGAAAAATATCCTCACGTAACGTTCTTCTTCTCGGGTGGCCGCGAAAAAGAATTTGAAAACGAAAAAAGGTTATTAGCGCCATCTCCAAAAGTTGCAACTTATGATCTGCAACCTGAGATGAATGCTGCTGGTATCCGCGATGCCATCATCCCTGAATTGGAAACAGGCTGGCCTGATTTTGTTTGCCTTAACTTTGCCAATACTGATATGGTTGGCCATACCGGTGTATTCAGCGCGGTAGTTAAAGCTGCCGAAACTGCCGATAGCTGCACCAAAGCCGTTGTTGAGGCTGGTTTAGCCAATGGCTACTCGTTCATTATCCTGGCCGACCATGGTAATGCCGATTACATGATTAACGAAGACGGTTCGCCAAACACAGCACACACTACCAACCTGGTACCATGTATTGTGATTGATAAAGACGTAAAAGAAGTAAAAGACGGAAAACTGGGCGATGTGGCGCCAACAATATTAAACATATTAGGTGTTGCCATACCTCCCGAAATGACTGGTAATGTATTGGTATAA
- a CDS encoding LysE family translocator, with translation MIKAIVSGIGFGLVLTFITGPVFFALIKTSIEKGFHAGVSLALGVVCSDVVFVGAILFGSQYIDVSDHTKVIAGVVGSAILFALGLYYMFKKSEINYENKVPSSADRFGYVLKGFLMCIFNPTLLFHWTVVIGAASTTFLVGTPHRSFHIAVMFLTILIIQFGMDTLKAFYANKLRARISVKFIHRLNEVAGIALIIASLVLIDKLVTHFVFAAPAGS, from the coding sequence ATGATAAAAGCCATTGTTTCGGGTATCGGGTTTGGATTAGTACTTACGTTTATAACCGGCCCGGTTTTTTTTGCGCTTATTAAAACCAGTATCGAAAAAGGCTTTCATGCCGGTGTTTCGCTTGCTCTTGGTGTAGTTTGCAGCGATGTGGTTTTTGTTGGTGCAATCCTGTTTGGTTCGCAATATATCGATGTATCCGACCATACCAAAGTCATAGCCGGCGTTGTAGGCAGCGCCATACTATTCGCGCTTGGCTTGTACTATATGTTCAAAAAAAGCGAGATCAATTACGAAAATAAAGTCCCCTCAAGTGCCGACCGCTTTGGTTACGTACTCAAGGGTTTTTTGATGTGCATTTTCAACCCTACCCTCCTATTCCATTGGACGGTGGTAATTGGTGCCGCCAGTACAACCTTCCTTGTAGGTACGCCGCACAGGTCGTTCCATATCGCTGTCATGTTTCTTACCATACTTATTATTCAATTCGGTATGGATACCCTCAAAGCTTTCTACGCTAATAAACTCCGGGCACGCATTTCGGTTAAATTTATTCACCGGTTAAATGAAGTTGCCGGTATCGCGCTTATTATCGCCTCGTTAGTGTTGATTGATAAGCTGGTTACACACTTTGTGTTTGCAGCGCCGGCAGGGTCATAA